A stretch of Gasterosteus aculeatus chromosome 4, fGasAcu3.hap1.1, whole genome shotgun sequence DNA encodes these proteins:
- the ccna2 gene encoding cyclin-A2, whose amino-acid sequence MSGANVNRGQANAAGELHNQENMLSRLRGSLKTRVAASEDQENLPPKQAAAAATRTVLGALQNNQRSKAQNQRGCKQESSQSVSCKNEDKSCSEKPSTKPSAFQIHMDEPDCASIKKPHQVVVVAATDAKSDTETVNAAARLRQPLATIEMPSAMDLSFDSPMDMSIVEGEEKPVDVNNVPEYAAEIHTYLRDMEIKTRPKAGYMKKQPDITNSMRAILVDWLVEVGEEYKLQNETLYLAVNYIDRFLSSMSVLRGKLQLVGTAAMLLASKFEEIYPPEVAEFVYITDDTYTKKQVLRMEHLVLKVLSFDLAAPTITQFLTHYFLNHSVNKRVESLAMYLGELSLVDSDPFLKYLPSQAAAAAYTLANHTVTGGSWPQSLTEMTGYLLEDLMPCVEDLHQIFLNAATHAQQSVREKYKGPKYSEVSLIDAPTKLLLK is encoded by the exons ATGTCCGGAGCTAACGTTAACCGAGGACAAGCTAACGCGGCCGGCGAGCTTCACAACCAGGAGAATATGCTGTCACGACTGAGGGGCTCGCTGAAGACCCGAGTGGCCGCAAGCGAGGACCAGGAGAACCTTCCGCCCAAacaggcggcggcggccgccACCAGAACCGTCCTGGGAGCCCTGCAGAACAACCAGCGGAGCAAAGCGCAGAACCAGCGCGGCTGCAAACAG GAGTCCTCACAGTCAGTGTCCTGCAAAAATGAGGACAAAAGCTGCTCCGAGAAGCCCTCCACCAAGCCGTCGGCTTTCCAGATCCACATGGACGAGCCCGATTGCGCCTCCATCAAGAAGCCGcaccaggtggtggtggtggccgcCACCGATGCGAAGTCCGACACTGAAACAGTCAACGCTGCGGCCCGACTCCGGCAGCCCTTGGCCACCATTGAGATGCCTTCAGCAATGGACCTCAGCTTTG ACTCTCCCATGGACATGTCCATagtagagggggaggagaaaccAGTCGACGTCAACAACGTCCCAGAATACGCTGCCGAAATTCACACATACCTGAGGGACATGGAG ATAAAAACCAGACCCAAAGCCGGCTACATGAAGAAGCAGCCGGACATCACCAACAGCATGAGGGCCATCCTGGTGGACTGGCTGGTCGAGGTTGGAGAAGAGTACAAGCTCCAGAACGAGACCCTTTATCTGGCTGTGAACTACATCGaccgcttcctctcctccatgtctGTCCTGAGGGGGAAACTTCAGCTGGTCGGGACCGCCGCCATGCTGCTGGCTTC GAAATTTGAAGAGATCTATCCCCCGGAGGTGGCAGAGTTTGTTTACATCACAGACGACACCTACACCAAGAAGCAAGTGTTAAGAATGGAGCACCTGGTGCTTAAAGTGCTCTCCTTTGACCTGGCGGCGCCAACCATCACGCAGTTTCTCACCCATTACTTTCTTAACCACTCTGTTAACAAACGGGTGGAGAGCCTGGCGATG TACCTGGGGGAGCTCAGTCTGGTCGATTCCGATCCCTTCTTGAAGTACCTCCCATCACAGGCCGCTGCCGCAGCCTACACGCTGGCAAACCACACCGTGACTGGTGGCTCATGG CCGCAGTCCTTGACAGAGATGACCGGCTACCTGCTTGAAGATCTGATGCCATGTGTTGAGGATCTGCACCAGATATTCCTCAATGCTGCGACTCATGCTCAGCAATCTGTTCGGGAGAAGTACAAGGGCCCCAA ATACTCTGAGGTTTCCCTCATCGACGCTCCGACTAAATTGCTGCTGAagtaa
- the bbs7 gene encoding BBSome complex member BBS7 isoform X2 has translation MEIHLNRVDYMQVGVTSQKTMRLLPALGKKATQKVAIADHDGIITCFGMKKGEALPVFKTLPGQKIARLDLGGAAGTPQEKIFVGSGSQVRGFTKKGKQFLTFEANLTESINAMHVSGADLLVCASYIYNHYCDCKDQHYYLSGDKINDITCLSSENPTRPVPVLACQDRVLRVLRGSELAYDTEVPGPPSVLELYNKEGGEEILYGTTNGKIGLVRIGESAAATRWEIDNDKKKGGILCIDTYDIMGDGVGDVLVGRDDGTVEVYGFDSDSEPTLRFEHVLSESVTSIQGGCVGKESYDEVLTATYTGWVTGLTTEPQKAESGPGDEVRMSKEIQSKVEALRAELEQLQVKVLQGREQYQQTSQSSTAVSAVPVFSINDKFTLCQDDASYSLTLEVQTAIDNLLLQSDVPIDLLDVDKNSAVVSFSECNSEPNGNFLLATYRCQANTTRLELKVRSIEGQYGNLQAYITPRLEPKTCQVRQYHIKPLSLHQRTHSIDQERPMNRLSLVGQFSFAEIHSWVVFCLPEVPEKTPAGESITFCFHNTFLGTQLEATYCKGEGHFKSDNISTISILNDVLSKEATKRKINLNISYDINDDSVSHTLKMIHPKLEYQLVLARKVQLIDALKELQVHEGNADFLIPEYRNILDESANLLEEYKKQPAHLERLYGMITDLFIDKFKFKGQNVKTKVSSLLEILDNYDLNSLLDFFKEA, from the exons atggaaATCCACCTCAATCGAGTAGATTACATGCAG GTTGGTGTGACATCCCAGAAAACTATGAGGCTGCTTCCAGCGTTGGGGAAAAAGGCAACTCAAAAG gTTGCTATCGCTGACCATGATGGTATAATAACTTGTTTTGGGATGAAGAAGGGAGAAGCACTG CCTGTGTTTAAAACACTGCCAGGGCAGAAAATAGCCAGACTGGACcttggaggagctgcaggaactCCCCAGGAGAAGATCTTTGTTGGTTCTGGTTCTCAGGTCCGAGGATTCACCAAGAAAGGCAAACAGTTCCTCACCTTTGAAGCCAACCTCACTGAAAGCATCAACGCCAT GCATGTCTCAGGCGCTGACCTGTTGGTGTGTGCAAGTTACATCTACAACCACTACTGTGACTGCAAGGACCAACACTACTACCTCTCTGGAGACAAAATCAACGACATCACCTGTTTGTCTTCAGAAAACCCGACTCGCCCTGTCCCGGTCCTGGCGTGTCAAGATCGAGTCCTCAGAGTGTTGCGG gGATCAGAGCTGGCCTACGATACGGAAGTCCCTGGCCCTCCTTCCGTCTTGGAACTATACAACAAAGAAGGAG GTGAGGAAATCCTCTACGGAACTACCAATGGCAAAATAGGTTTGGTGCGGATTGGTGAGAGCGCAGCTGCGACCAGATGGGAGATTGACAATGATAAAAAGAAAGGAG GAATTCTTTGCATCGACACCTATGACATAATGGGAGACGGCGTGGGTGACGTCCTGGTGGGCAGAGATGATGGCACTGTGGAGGTGTATGGTTTCGACAGCGACAGTGAGCCCACATTACGCTTTGAACAT GTGTTGTCGGAGAGTGTGACGTCCATCCAGGGTGGCTGTGTGGGGAAAGAGTCTTATGATGAGGTCTTGACTGCCACTTACACAG GATGGGTGACTGGTTTGACCACTGAGCCGCAGAAGGCCGAGTCCGGCCCCGGAGACGAGGTCAGAATGAGCAAGGAGATCCAGTCCAAAGTGGAAGCACTCAG GGCggagctggagcagctgcaggtcaaAGTCCTGCAGGGCCGCGAGCAGTACCAGCAGACCTCTCAGTCGAGCACAGCCGTCTCTGCTGTGCCTGTCTTCAGCATCAATGACAAGTTCACCCTCTGCCAGGACGATGCCAGCTACAGCCTCACTCTGGAGGTGCAGACTGCCATTGACAATCTACTGCTGCAG AGTGACGTCCCCATTGACCTGCTGGATGTGGACAAGAACTCCGCTGTTGTCAGTTTCAGTGAATGTAATTCAGAG CCCAACGGGAACTTCCTCCTGGCCACATACAGATGTCAGGCCAACACTACCAGACTCGAGCTCAAG GTGAGGTCCATCGAGGGGCAGTACGGGAACCTCCAGGCCTACATTACCCCCAGACTGGAACCCAAGACATGCCAGGTCCGCCAGTACCACATCAAACCGCTGTCCCTCCACCAGCGCACACACAGCATAGACCAGGAACG GCCCATGAACCGGCTCAGCCTGGTGGGGCAGTTCAGTTTCGCTGAGATCCACTCCTGGGTGGTCTTCTGTTTGCCGGAGGTACCTGAGAAaacacctgcaggagagagcaTCACTTTCTGCTTCCATAACACTTTTCTTGGAACGCAGCTTGAAGCCACCTATTG CAAAGGTGAAGGCCACTTCAAGTCAGACAACATCTCTACCATCTCCATACTGAATGATGTTCTCTCCAAGGAAGCCACCAAGAGAAAAATCAATCTGAACATTTCATATG ATATCAATGACGACTCTGTAAGCCACACTCTGAAGATGATACATCCAAAGCTGGAGTACCAGTTGGTGTTGGCTCGAAAAGTTCAGCTTATCGATGCACTTAAA GAGCTTCAAGTTCATGAAGGGAACGCTGACTTCCTCATCCCAGAGTATCGAAACATCTTGGATGAGTCCGCCAATCTCCTCGAGGAGTACAAGAAGCAGCCAGCGCATCTCGAGAGGCTTTATG GAATGATCACCGATCTCTTCATCGACAAATTCAAGTTTAAAGGCCAAAACGTGAAAACCAAAGTGTCCTCGTTGCTGGAGATACTCGATAATTATGACTTAAATTCTCTGTTAGACTTTTTCAAAGAGGCATGA
- the bbs7 gene encoding BBSome complex member BBS7 isoform X1, with product MEIHLNRVDYMQVGVTSQKTMRLLPALGKKATQKVAIADHDGIITCFGMKKGEALPVFKTLPGQKIARLDLGGAAGTPQEKIFVGSGSQVRGFTKKGKQFLTFEANLTESINAMHVSGADLLVCASYIYNHYCDCKDQHYYLSGDKINDITCLSSENPTRPVPVLACQDRVLRVLRGSELAYDTEVPGPPSVLELYNKEGGEEILYGTTNGKIGLVRIGESAAATRWEIDNDKKKGGILCIDTYDIMGDGVGDVLVGRDDGTVEVYGFDSDSEPTLRFEHVLSESVTSIQGGCVGKESYDEVLTATYTGWVTGLTTEPQKAESGPGDEVRMSKEIQSKVEALRAELEQLQVKVLQGREQYQQTSQSSTAVSAVPVFSINDKFTLCQDDASYSLTLEVQTAIDNLLLQSDVPIDLLDVDKNSAVVSFSECNSEQPNGNFLLATYRCQANTTRLELKVRSIEGQYGNLQAYITPRLEPKTCQVRQYHIKPLSLHQRTHSIDQERPMNRLSLVGQFSFAEIHSWVVFCLPEVPEKTPAGESITFCFHNTFLGTQLEATYCKGEGHFKSDNISTISILNDVLSKEATKRKINLNISYDINDDSVSHTLKMIHPKLEYQLVLARKVQLIDALKELQVHEGNADFLIPEYRNILDESANLLEEYKKQPAHLERLYGMITDLFIDKFKFKGQNVKTKVSSLLEILDNYDLNSLLDFFKEA from the exons atggaaATCCACCTCAATCGAGTAGATTACATGCAG GTTGGTGTGACATCCCAGAAAACTATGAGGCTGCTTCCAGCGTTGGGGAAAAAGGCAACTCAAAAG gTTGCTATCGCTGACCATGATGGTATAATAACTTGTTTTGGGATGAAGAAGGGAGAAGCACTG CCTGTGTTTAAAACACTGCCAGGGCAGAAAATAGCCAGACTGGACcttggaggagctgcaggaactCCCCAGGAGAAGATCTTTGTTGGTTCTGGTTCTCAGGTCCGAGGATTCACCAAGAAAGGCAAACAGTTCCTCACCTTTGAAGCCAACCTCACTGAAAGCATCAACGCCAT GCATGTCTCAGGCGCTGACCTGTTGGTGTGTGCAAGTTACATCTACAACCACTACTGTGACTGCAAGGACCAACACTACTACCTCTCTGGAGACAAAATCAACGACATCACCTGTTTGTCTTCAGAAAACCCGACTCGCCCTGTCCCGGTCCTGGCGTGTCAAGATCGAGTCCTCAGAGTGTTGCGG gGATCAGAGCTGGCCTACGATACGGAAGTCCCTGGCCCTCCTTCCGTCTTGGAACTATACAACAAAGAAGGAG GTGAGGAAATCCTCTACGGAACTACCAATGGCAAAATAGGTTTGGTGCGGATTGGTGAGAGCGCAGCTGCGACCAGATGGGAGATTGACAATGATAAAAAGAAAGGAG GAATTCTTTGCATCGACACCTATGACATAATGGGAGACGGCGTGGGTGACGTCCTGGTGGGCAGAGATGATGGCACTGTGGAGGTGTATGGTTTCGACAGCGACAGTGAGCCCACATTACGCTTTGAACAT GTGTTGTCGGAGAGTGTGACGTCCATCCAGGGTGGCTGTGTGGGGAAAGAGTCTTATGATGAGGTCTTGACTGCCACTTACACAG GATGGGTGACTGGTTTGACCACTGAGCCGCAGAAGGCCGAGTCCGGCCCCGGAGACGAGGTCAGAATGAGCAAGGAGATCCAGTCCAAAGTGGAAGCACTCAG GGCggagctggagcagctgcaggtcaaAGTCCTGCAGGGCCGCGAGCAGTACCAGCAGACCTCTCAGTCGAGCACAGCCGTCTCTGCTGTGCCTGTCTTCAGCATCAATGACAAGTTCACCCTCTGCCAGGACGATGCCAGCTACAGCCTCACTCTGGAGGTGCAGACTGCCATTGACAATCTACTGCTGCAG AGTGACGTCCCCATTGACCTGCTGGATGTGGACAAGAACTCCGCTGTTGTCAGTTTCAGTGAATGTAATTCAGAG CAGCCCAACGGGAACTTCCTCCTGGCCACATACAGATGTCAGGCCAACACTACCAGACTCGAGCTCAAG GTGAGGTCCATCGAGGGGCAGTACGGGAACCTCCAGGCCTACATTACCCCCAGACTGGAACCCAAGACATGCCAGGTCCGCCAGTACCACATCAAACCGCTGTCCCTCCACCAGCGCACACACAGCATAGACCAGGAACG GCCCATGAACCGGCTCAGCCTGGTGGGGCAGTTCAGTTTCGCTGAGATCCACTCCTGGGTGGTCTTCTGTTTGCCGGAGGTACCTGAGAAaacacctgcaggagagagcaTCACTTTCTGCTTCCATAACACTTTTCTTGGAACGCAGCTTGAAGCCACCTATTG CAAAGGTGAAGGCCACTTCAAGTCAGACAACATCTCTACCATCTCCATACTGAATGATGTTCTCTCCAAGGAAGCCACCAAGAGAAAAATCAATCTGAACATTTCATATG ATATCAATGACGACTCTGTAAGCCACACTCTGAAGATGATACATCCAAAGCTGGAGTACCAGTTGGTGTTGGCTCGAAAAGTTCAGCTTATCGATGCACTTAAA GAGCTTCAAGTTCATGAAGGGAACGCTGACTTCCTCATCCCAGAGTATCGAAACATCTTGGATGAGTCCGCCAATCTCCTCGAGGAGTACAAGAAGCAGCCAGCGCATCTCGAGAGGCTTTATG GAATGATCACCGATCTCTTCATCGACAAATTCAAGTTTAAAGGCCAAAACGTGAAAACCAAAGTGTCCTCGTTGCTGGAGATACTCGATAATTATGACTTAAATTCTCTGTTAGACTTTTTCAAAGAGGCATGA
- the tmem33 gene encoding transmembrane protein 33, with the protein MADTNQQSPPPQLGTLQFLMSNKLETAMWLSRLFTVYCSVMFILPILGPYAAANFYQRALLANALTSALRLHQRLPRFQLSRAFLAQALQEDSCHYLLYSLILVNSYPITMSIFPVFLFSVLHATTYTKKVLDSVGPNSLMFIRNLLDKLTSNQQNILKFIACNEIFLMPATAFMLFSGQGSLLLPFIYYRFLTLRYTSRRNPYCRTLFTELRILLEHFIMKPACPAFFRKMCLSSIAFISRLAPAGV; encoded by the exons ATGGCAGACACAAACCAACAAAGTCCTCCTCCCCAGCTAGGGACGTTG CAATTTTTAATGAGTAACAAGCTGGAAACTGCAATGTGGCTTTCACGACTCTTCACAGTCTACTGCTCCGTTATGTTTATTCTACCAATTTTGGG GCCGTATGCAGCAGCTAACTTCTATCAGCGAGCCTTGCTAGCGAACGCTCTTACCAGTGCCCTGCGCTTGCACCAAAGGCTCCCACGCTTCCAGCTGAGCAGAGCTTTCCTGGCTCAGGCTCTTCAGGAGGACAGCTGCCATTACTTGCTCTACTCACTCATCCTGGTCAACTCCTACCCCATCACGA TGAGCATCTTCCCAgtcttcctcttctctgtgcTTCATGCCACCACCTACACAAAGAAAGTCCTCGAC TCTGTGGGCCCCAATAGCTTGATGTTCATCAGAAACCTCCTGGACAAACTTACATCCAATCAGCAGAATATCCTGAAGTTCATTGCCTGCAATGAGATCTTCTTGATGCCAGCCACTGCTTTCATGCTCTTCAG TGGCCAGGGAAGCTTGCTGCTGCCTTTCATTTACTACCGATTCCTCACCCTGCGCTACACATCCAGAAGAAACCCTTATTGCCG CACCTTGTTCACAGAGCTGCGAATCCTTCTGGAGCACTTTATCATGAAGCCCGCTTGCCCCGCCTTCTTCAGGAAGATGTGCCTCAGCAGCATCGCCTTCATCAGCCGCCTCGCCCCCGCCGGGGTTTGA